A window of Pseudocalidococcus azoricus BACA0444 contains these coding sequences:
- a CDS encoding N-acetylmuramoyl-L-alanine amidase: MGWQMGSGLTGLGGLMVMQLLAQDQSSLRIVYPPVAHQTTAPQIFIIGTAPPQQVVTVNGQVISQRSPAGHFAPSIPLEYGENQLRIQAGTQTQILRITRPQPTPITGLTILEPARNLSRLPHEPICFAAQAPANSTLHVQISSQKLPLLPIPTPVQLPPNSAALTQTNQPEPNPISMFRGCTQFDQPGDYVRPQFQLTGPRQESQLAPGTVQILNPSQLRPVQVIRPLGGIARTGPSTDYARLTPLPPSTYAIVTGQTGDWFRLNYGAWINQSETQPLPSSSQTRSIIRSITSRQIPGWTEIRFPLEVPVPLAVDVGEKTFTLKLFNTTAQTDVIRLDADPVISRLDWQQTGPGEIVYRFQLHHQQQWGYRLRYEGTTLVLGLRHPPQLGPKAQPLVGMKILLDAGHGGPEDSGAIGPTGDPEKKFTLILAKLLETELRNRGATVIQTRTTDKDLDLPERIMAIEASEPTLALSLHYNALPDQGDALKTQGIGAFWYQAQSHSLAVFLEDYLATQLNRPRYGVFWNNLALTRPTVAPAVLLELGFMINPWEFEWIADETAQKQLAKTLADGIVAWLQRTQRS; encoded by the coding sequence ATGGGGTGGCAAATGGGAAGTGGATTAACCGGCCTGGGGGGATTGATGGTGATGCAGTTGCTGGCTCAGGATCAAAGTAGCTTACGGATCGTCTATCCACCCGTTGCCCATCAAACCACGGCTCCCCAGATTTTTATTATTGGCACAGCCCCACCCCAACAAGTGGTTACTGTCAATGGTCAAGTGATTAGTCAACGCTCCCCGGCTGGCCATTTTGCCCCCAGTATTCCCTTAGAATATGGCGAAAATCAACTCCGCATCCAGGCCGGGACTCAAACCCAAATTCTCCGGATCACTCGCCCCCAACCCACCCCGATCACCGGATTAACCATTCTCGAACCCGCCCGAAATTTGAGTCGTTTACCCCATGAACCGATTTGTTTTGCGGCCCAGGCCCCAGCCAACAGCACCCTGCACGTCCAGATTAGTTCCCAAAAACTGCCCTTACTCCCAATCCCCACACCGGTCCAACTCCCCCCCAACAGTGCGGCCCTGACCCAAACCAACCAGCCTGAGCCTAATCCAATCTCCATGTTTCGCGGCTGTACCCAATTTGACCAACCCGGTGACTACGTCCGCCCCCAATTTCAACTTACAGGCCCCCGGCAAGAATCCCAACTGGCTCCAGGGACAGTGCAAATTCTCAACCCTAGCCAACTGCGCCCGGTTCAAGTCATTCGCCCCCTCGGAGGAATTGCCCGCACTGGCCCCAGCACCGATTATGCCCGCCTTACCCCCTTACCTCCCAGCACCTACGCCATAGTCACAGGTCAAACCGGCGATTGGTTCCGCCTCAACTACGGGGCCTGGATTAACCAAAGTGAAACCCAACCCTTACCCTCCAGCAGTCAGACGAGATCTATCATTCGGAGTATTACCAGTCGCCAAATCCCCGGTTGGACAGAAATCCGGTTTCCCCTAGAAGTGCCTGTACCCTTGGCCGTAGATGTGGGCGAAAAAACGTTTACCCTCAAGCTTTTTAATACCACCGCCCAAACCGATGTAATTCGCCTCGATGCTGATCCCGTCATTAGTCGCTTGGATTGGCAGCAAACGGGGCCTGGGGAGATTGTTTATCGCTTCCAACTCCATCACCAACAGCAATGGGGCTATCGTCTCCGCTATGAAGGCACGACCTTGGTTTTGGGCCTAAGACATCCACCGCAATTGGGCCCCAAAGCACAACCCTTAGTGGGCATGAAAATCCTCTTAGACGCGGGGCATGGGGGACCGGAAGATTCAGGCGCGATTGGGCCAACGGGTGACCCTGAGAAAAAATTTACGCTGATTCTGGCCAAACTCCTAGAAACTGAACTCCGCAACCGAGGGGCCACCGTTATTCAAACTCGAACGACAGACAAGGACTTAGACTTACCCGAGCGGATTATGGCCATTGAAGCCAGTGAACCCACCCTCGCCCTTAGCCTCCATTACAATGCTTTGCCGGATCAAGGGGATGCCCTCAAAACCCAGGGAATTGGCGCATTTTGGTACCAGGCCCAGAGTCATAGTTTGGCCGTTTTTCTGGAGGACTATTTAGCCACGCAATTAAATCGGCCGCGGTATGGGGTGTTTTGGAATAATTTAGCCCTGACTCGGCCCACTGTTGCCCCGGCTGTGCTGCTGGAGTTGGGGTTTATGATCAATCCCTGGGAATTTGAATGGATTGCCGATGAGACAGCCCAAAAACAATTAGCTAAGACTCTTGCTGATGGCATCGTGGCCTGGTTACAGCGCACTCAAAGGTCATAA
- the pstC gene encoding phosphate ABC transporter permease subunit PstC encodes MTTSLPQAPPIAQPRTPQEKFVDRGFIWLTRICAYGIALLLLFIGLRVAIEAGPAISQFGLGFLVTESWNPVTSVYGALPVIYGTFVTCAIALLLGVPIGVGTAIFLSENFIPVAVRTVLVFLIELLAAIPSVVYGLWGIFVLIPILRDFGGWLHNAAGWFPLFSTQPTGPGLLPAGVVLAIMILPIITAISRDSLASLPPELRQASIGLGATRWETIFRVLVPAAFSGIIGAIILALGRAMGETMAVTMLIGNSNQVNISLFAPGNTVASLLASQFAEASGLQVSALMYAGLVLFFMTFVVNVIAELIVMQVKKF; translated from the coding sequence ATGACGACTTCTCTACCCCAGGCCCCGCCCATTGCCCAACCGCGGACTCCCCAAGAAAAATTTGTGGATCGCGGTTTTATTTGGTTGACCCGCATTTGTGCCTATGGGATTGCCCTCTTACTGCTGTTTATTGGTCTTCGAGTAGCCATTGAAGCAGGTCCGGCGATCTCACAGTTTGGCCTGGGGTTTCTGGTGACGGAAAGTTGGAATCCGGTGACGAGTGTTTATGGCGCATTACCTGTGATTTATGGAACTTTCGTCACCTGTGCCATTGCCCTCTTATTGGGGGTGCCGATTGGGGTGGGAACTGCAATTTTCCTCAGTGAAAACTTCATCCCGGTGGCGGTACGAACTGTTCTAGTCTTTTTGATTGAACTGTTGGCAGCCATTCCCAGTGTGGTTTATGGGCTTTGGGGTATTTTTGTCTTGATCCCAATTTTGCGAGATTTTGGTGGTTGGCTCCACAATGCGGCCGGGTGGTTTCCTCTATTTTCAACCCAACCGACTGGGCCTGGCCTGCTTCCGGCTGGGGTGGTTTTAGCGATCATGATTTTGCCCATTATTACGGCGATTTCTCGGGATTCTTTGGCTTCTCTCCCCCCCGAACTGCGGCAAGCCTCCATTGGCCTGGGGGCAACTCGGTGGGAAACAATTTTTCGGGTCTTGGTACCGGCGGCATTTTCAGGGATTATCGGGGCGATTATTTTAGCCTTAGGGCGGGCGATGGGTGAAACGATGGCCGTGACGATGTTGATCGGCAATTCCAATCAGGTGAATATTTCCCTGTTTGCACCTGGGAATACGGTGGCCTCCCTCTTAGCTAGTCAATTTGCCGAAGCCAGCGGCTTACAGGTTTCAGCCCTAATGTATGCCGGATTAGTTTTGTTTTTCATGACCTTTGTGGTGAACGTGATTGCCGAGTTGATTGTCATGCAAGTCAAAAAGTTCTAG
- a CDS encoding PstS family phosphate ABC transporter substrate-binding protein — translation MRKLLSRFLHSFLRLWPLALGIAILVACGSPQSQMSQEPIKIDGSSTVFPITNAVVAAFQETPKGENVTIEVQFSGTSAGFRQFCAGDTTISNASRPILIAEMNTCISNGVPFIELPVGFDALTVAVNPANTWVDQLSVAELKMIWEKAAEGKITRWNQIRPSFPDQPLVLYGPGGDSGTFDYFNEAIMGDAKNSRTDYTGSEDDDVIVNGIAENPNALGYLPFAFFEANRGRLKPIPIDNGKGAILPSPESVQNAQYQPLSRPLFIYVNAKAAQDHESLKEFVEFYLKEAANSVAKVGYVPLPEEAYQLAELQFIRGEVGTAFNGAPEPDITITEILRRQTLFQAQGS, via the coding sequence ATGCGTAAACTTCTATCCCGCTTCCTGCATTCATTTCTCAGGCTTTGGCCCCTAGCTCTAGGGATAGCTATTTTGGTGGCCTGTGGTTCGCCGCAGTCGCAAATGAGTCAAGAGCCGATTAAGATCGATGGCTCCAGTACCGTATTTCCGATTACCAATGCCGTTGTGGCAGCCTTTCAGGAAACTCCCAAGGGGGAAAATGTCACGATTGAGGTGCAATTTTCCGGGACTTCAGCGGGATTTCGGCAATTCTGTGCTGGGGATACCACCATTAGTAATGCCTCGCGCCCAATTTTAATTGCGGAGATGAATACTTGCATTAGCAATGGAGTCCCGTTTATTGAACTGCCTGTGGGGTTTGATGCCTTAACGGTGGCGGTGAATCCGGCCAATACTTGGGTGGATCAGTTGTCCGTAGCTGAACTGAAAATGATATGGGAAAAGGCCGCTGAAGGAAAAATTACCCGCTGGAATCAGATTCGCCCCAGTTTTCCTGATCAACCTTTAGTTTTATACGGGCCTGGGGGGGATTCGGGGACGTTTGATTATTTCAATGAAGCGATTATGGGTGATGCCAAAAATTCCCGCACCGACTACACCGGCAGTGAAGATGATGATGTGATTGTCAACGGTATTGCGGAGAATCCTAACGCCCTAGGCTATTTACCCTTTGCCTTTTTTGAAGCCAATCGAGGCCGCTTAAAGCCAATTCCCATTGATAACGGAAAGGGGGCGATCTTACCCTCGCCTGAGTCAGTCCAAAATGCCCAATATCAACCTCTTTCCCGACCCTTGTTTATTTATGTCAATGCCAAGGCTGCCCAAGATCATGAGTCACTCAAGGAATTTGTCGAGTTCTATCTCAAAGAAGCCGCTAATTCAGTGGCGAAGGTTGGCTATGTCCCCCTGCCAGAGGAAGCCTATCAGTTGGCCGAGCTGCAGTTTATTCGGGGGGAAGTTGGCACCGCATTTAATGGCGCACCCGAACCAGATATTACGATTACCGAAATTCTGCGCCGCCAAACCCTCTTTCAAGCTCAGGGGTCTTAA
- a CDS encoding YheT family hydrolase has translation MPDSPPDFPPYYPPLLLRSGLVHTLYTALIHGRNWQTLTSITQPPYREHIFQGAQNVPIAAWIAAPKAPISPGTVIATYGITGELTNQWYLQIFGRKAWDQGYGVILFDWRGHGKTGQLSPTLTSDGLDEGGDFVAIAEQAAGLGCPPPYWFVGYSLGGQLALWGSYRGEIRDNPDIAGAAVICPSLDSLRSLKYLVKTPWGRAVERAITKQLKILADNLYTHHPQALDLGAIQRANSIWEFDQELVIPRLGFNSVPEYYQASSPFRFLDQLQRPVYILYAADDPLFDPSIIPDLQQVCHHNPALHLHLTQYGGHVGYLSDHREQKRWGDLDGWWAWNRVLAWFSQQLSQG, from the coding sequence ATGCCCGACTCCCCGCCGGATTTTCCTCCCTATTATCCCCCGCTGCTTTTACGTTCTGGCCTGGTTCATACCCTCTACACGGCCTTAATTCATGGGCGTAACTGGCAGACTTTAACTTCCATAACCCAGCCACCCTATCGGGAGCATATTTTTCAAGGTGCTCAAAATGTCCCCATTGCGGCCTGGATTGCTGCCCCAAAAGCCCCAATTTCCCCCGGGACGGTGATCGCTACCTACGGGATTACGGGAGAGCTAACTAACCAATGGTATCTGCAAATTTTCGGGCGCAAGGCCTGGGATCAAGGCTATGGGGTGATTTTGTTTGATTGGCGCGGCCACGGTAAAACCGGCCAACTGTCTCCAACCTTGACTTCCGATGGCCTGGATGAAGGGGGGGATTTTGTTGCCATTGCCGAACAAGCCGCTGGCCTGGGGTGTCCGCCGCCCTATTGGTTCGTGGGGTATTCCTTGGGGGGACAATTAGCACTTTGGGGAAGTTACAGGGGTGAAATAAGAGATAACCCGGATATTGCAGGGGCGGCAGTTATTTGTCCGAGTTTAGATTCCTTGCGCTCCTTGAAGTATTTAGTCAAAACCCCTTGGGGCCGGGCTGTGGAACGCGCGATTACTAAACAACTCAAAATTCTGGCTGACAATCTTTATACACACCATCCCCAGGCCTTGGACTTAGGGGCGATTCAACGGGCCAATAGTATCTGGGAATTTGATCAGGAGTTGGTAATTCCCCGCTTGGGTTTTAATTCAGTTCCCGAATATTACCAGGCCAGTAGTCCCTTCCGATTTTTGGATCAACTACAGCGACCTGTCTATATCCTCTATGCCGCCGATGATCCCCTCTTTGATCCCAGCATTATTCCCGACTTACAACAGGTCTGCCACCACAATCCCGCCTTGCATTTACACTTAACTCAATATGGCGGCCATGTCGGCTACTTAAGTGATCATCGGGAACAAAAACGCTGGGGGGATCTGGATGGTTGGTGGGCCTGGAATCGGGTCTTGGCCTGGTTTAGTCAGCAATTATCCCAAGGATGA
- the pstB gene encoding phosphate ABC transporter ATP-binding protein PstB, whose protein sequence is MTSAHPVAETAVETRNLNVYYGSFLAVQEVSIKIPKQQVTAFIGPSGCGKSTILRCFNRLNDLIDSFRAEGEILIDGQNINSTQVDPVELRRRIGMVFQKPNPFPKSIYDNVVYGVRVNRHKGDLDEIVERALTQAALWDEVKDKLKTSGLALSGGQQQRLCIARAIAVQPEVVLMDEPCASLDPISTLKVEELINELKQSYTIIIVTHNMQQATRVSDMTAFFNATLSDKGKRYGYLVEYDQTKNIFHSPQQEATQQYVSGRFG, encoded by the coding sequence ATGACTTCCGCTCATCCTGTTGCTGAAACTGCCGTAGAAACTCGTAATCTTAATGTCTACTATGGCTCCTTTTTAGCTGTCCAAGAGGTTTCGATTAAAATCCCGAAGCAGCAAGTGACCGCCTTTATTGGCCCCTCGGGTTGCGGCAAGAGTACCATTCTTCGCTGTTTTAATCGCTTAAATGATTTAATTGATAGTTTCCGGGCTGAGGGAGAAATTCTCATTGATGGGCAAAATATCAATTCGACCCAAGTGGATCCGGTGGAATTGCGGCGGCGAATTGGGATGGTGTTTCAAAAGCCTAACCCTTTCCCTAAATCTATTTATGACAATGTGGTTTATGGGGTGCGGGTGAATCGGCATAAAGGAGATTTGGATGAAATTGTCGAGCGCGCACTAACCCAGGCCGCATTGTGGGATGAGGTCAAAGATAAGTTAAAAACCAGTGGCTTGGCTCTTTCTGGGGGGCAACAACAACGCTTATGTATTGCGCGAGCGATTGCGGTTCAGCCAGAGGTGGTGTTGATGGATGAGCCTTGTGCGTCGTTGGATCCGATCTCGACCCTGAAGGTGGAAGAGTTAATCAATGAGTTAAAGCAGTCCTATACGATCATCATCGTGACTCACAATATGCAGCAGGCAACCCGTGTTTCCGATATGACGGCCTTCTTTAATGCCACGCTTTCGGATAAGGGGAAACGGTATGGCTATTTAGTGGAGTATGACCAAACGAAAAATATCTTCCACAGTCCGCAACAGGAAGCAACTCAGCAGTACGTCAGTGGTCGGTTTGGTTAA
- the pstA gene encoding phosphate ABC transporter permease PstA, whose protein sequence is MTAVSAFDKKFTSRTLFSWVMTFLTGLCVVMAVVPLIAVLAYVIWQGGSRFSLALFTKLPPPPMVPGGGFANAIVGTITMVGMAVAISLPIGIGAAVFLSEFAPKWVARWIRFATNILNGVPSIIVGVFAYAALVVPLKTYSAFAGAAALAVLMLPTIIRTTDEALLIVPQDIRWASVGLGASGYWTTLRVILPAAAPAIITGTTLAVARAAGETAPLIFTALFTQFWSQSLLAPTASLAVLIYNFAIVPFKNQQELAWAASFLLVILVLITSIISRLATRRR, encoded by the coding sequence ATGACCGCTGTTTCTGCCTTTGACAAAAAGTTTACCAGCCGGACACTCTTTAGTTGGGTGATGACCTTCTTGACTGGCCTGTGTGTTGTGATGGCGGTTGTTCCCTTGATTGCGGTTTTGGCTTATGTGATTTGGCAGGGTGGAAGTCGGTTTAGTTTGGCCTTGTTCACAAAATTGCCGCCGCCGCCGATGGTTCCGGGTGGAGGTTTTGCTAATGCCATTGTTGGAACTATTACGATGGTCGGCATGGCGGTTGCTATCAGTTTGCCGATTGGGATTGGAGCGGCTGTCTTTTTATCGGAGTTTGCCCCAAAGTGGGTGGCCCGTTGGATTCGCTTTGCCACAAATATTTTGAACGGTGTCCCTTCGATTATTGTCGGCGTGTTTGCCTATGCGGCCTTGGTTGTTCCCTTAAAGACTTATTCTGCTTTTGCCGGTGCGGCGGCCTTGGCGGTGTTGATGCTGCCAACCATTATTCGGACAACGGATGAGGCCTTGTTAATTGTTCCTCAAGATATTCGCTGGGCTTCGGTGGGCCTGGGAGCTTCGGGGTATTGGACGACCTTACGGGTAATTTTACCAGCGGCGGCTCCGGCAATTATTACGGGAACGACTTTAGCGGTAGCGCGGGCGGCGGGAGAAACGGCTCCTTTAATCTTTACGGCTTTGTTTACTCAGTTTTGGAGTCAGAGTTTATTGGCCCCTACTGCTTCCTTGGCTGTGTTGATTTATAACTTTGCGATTGTGCCCTTTAAAAATCAGCAAGAATTGGCCTGGGCCGCTTCGTTTTTATTAGTCATCCTGGTTTTAATTACTAGCATCATCTCTCGTTTGGCCACCCGCCGCCGTTAA
- the polA gene encoding DNA polymerase I: protein MTIPNSTLLLVDGHSLAFRSYYAFAKGRDGGLRTSTGIPTSISFGFLKTLLEVIQTEQTDHLAVAFDLGGPTFRHQADSTYKAGRPETPADFEPDLENLQLLLQALSVPVLVSPGYEADDVIGTVAQQASQAGLKVKIVSGDQDLFQLIDPEKGISVLHLSSAFAKSTTAAKEFGPEDVKNKLGVWPAQVVDYKALCGDTSDNIPGVRGIGPKTAVQLIEQFETLENIYAHLDQIKGATQKKLKEGLDSARHSQFMAQIALNVPIEVDLAHLVLGNFDWPTLNELLEKLEFRAIKASLLNLHEKVSGESVPAEPAEGSATSGDDWFFSADDTSQSQAPKLQVQIIDRADKLDQLLEILQDQTDLDKPVAWDTETTSLSPRDAQLVGIGCCWGPGLDQMAYLPLGHTTGPNLELAKTLAKLQPILSDPKYPKVLQNAKYDRLVLQFQGIELAGVVFDPMLASYVINPEGSHNLTDISSRYLPIRALTYSELVSKGQSLADVSIFEVAQYCGLDVYTTYLLVDPLRQELSQTPKLLELLTQVELPLEPVLAAMETVGIRIDVDYLKQLSEQLNHQLHQLETQAYELAGFDFNLGSPKQLSQLLFNTLGLDIKKTRKTKLGYSTDAATLEKLQGDHPIIDLILEHRTLAKLKSTYVDALPELVRPDTHRVHTDFNQAITATGRLSSSNPNLQNIPIRTEFSRQIRAAFIPEPEWILVSADYSQIELRILAHLSQEPRLITAYQNQQDVHTLTAQLLLEKEIITPEERRLAKIINFGVIYGMGAQRFSREAGVKLNDAKDFIQKFYDRYPQVFSYLQQMEYEALALGYVETILGRRRYFNFDSPELKKLQGKPIFELAEIDTNKLKMSNFERGQLRAAANAPIQGSSADLIKVAMIKLNQALHPYQARILLQVHDELVMEMPKHEWQELQPRIETTMAQAIPLSIPLVVEAHPGPNWMSTK, encoded by the coding sequence ATGACGATCCCCAACTCCACATTACTTTTAGTTGACGGGCATTCCTTGGCCTTTCGTTCCTACTATGCCTTTGCCAAGGGACGGGATGGGGGCCTGCGAACTTCGACGGGCATTCCGACTAGCATCAGCTTTGGCTTTTTGAAAACCCTCCTCGAAGTCATCCAGACCGAGCAAACCGATCACCTCGCCGTTGCTTTTGATTTAGGGGGGCCAACCTTCCGCCATCAAGCCGATAGCACCTACAAGGCCGGCCGACCAGAAACCCCGGCTGATTTTGAGCCAGACCTAGAAAACTTACAACTGCTCCTTCAGGCCTTGAGTGTTCCGGTTTTAGTCTCTCCCGGGTATGAAGCCGATGATGTGATTGGTACCGTTGCCCAACAGGCCAGCCAAGCCGGATTAAAGGTCAAAATTGTCAGTGGCGATCAAGATTTATTTCAACTGATTGATCCAGAAAAAGGGATTTCAGTTCTCCATCTCAGTTCAGCCTTTGCTAAAAGTACCACTGCTGCCAAGGAGTTTGGCCCAGAAGATGTCAAAAATAAGCTCGGCGTTTGGCCGGCCCAAGTGGTGGACTATAAAGCCCTCTGTGGGGATACCTCCGACAATATTCCCGGCGTGCGTGGGATTGGCCCCAAAACCGCCGTTCAGTTAATTGAGCAATTTGAAACCCTAGAAAATATCTATGCCCATTTGGATCAGATTAAGGGGGCTACCCAAAAGAAACTCAAAGAAGGCTTAGATTCGGCCCGCCACTCCCAATTCATGGCCCAAATTGCCTTGAATGTCCCGATTGAAGTGGATTTAGCCCATTTAGTCTTAGGAAATTTTGATTGGCCCACCCTCAATGAACTGCTGGAAAAACTGGAATTTCGGGCAATTAAAGCCTCATTACTAAATCTCCATGAGAAAGTTAGCGGTGAATCAGTCCCAGCCGAGCCAGCCGAAGGATCAGCAACCAGTGGGGACGATTGGTTTTTTTCAGCGGACGATACAAGTCAATCTCAAGCTCCGAAATTACAGGTTCAAATTATTGATCGTGCCGATAAACTAGACCAACTGCTGGAAATTTTGCAGGATCAAACGGATCTGGATAAACCCGTGGCCTGGGATACAGAAACCACCTCTCTCTCACCTCGGGATGCTCAATTAGTCGGAATTGGCTGTTGTTGGGGGCCTGGCCTGGATCAAATGGCCTATCTTCCCCTTGGACATACCACCGGGCCAAACTTAGAACTAGCCAAAACGTTAGCAAAACTTCAACCGATTTTAAGCGACCCGAAATATCCAAAGGTTCTCCAAAATGCCAAATATGATCGGTTAGTTTTACAGTTTCAGGGAATTGAGTTAGCCGGAGTTGTATTTGACCCAATGCTGGCCAGTTATGTGATCAACCCGGAAGGTAGTCATAATTTAACGGATATTTCTAGTCGCTATTTACCCATCCGAGCCTTAACCTACAGTGAACTTGTCAGTAAAGGCCAATCTCTTGCTGATGTTAGTATTTTTGAAGTGGCTCAATACTGTGGCCTGGATGTTTATACGACCTATTTACTCGTTGATCCCCTCCGCCAAGAACTGAGTCAAACTCCCAAACTATTAGAATTACTCACCCAAGTTGAACTGCCCTTAGAACCCGTCTTAGCGGCCATGGAAACCGTCGGGATTCGGATTGATGTGGACTATCTTAAACAACTTTCGGAACAACTTAATCACCAACTCCATCAACTAGAAACCCAGGCCTATGAACTGGCGGGATTTGATTTTAATTTAGGGTCTCCCAAGCAGTTAAGTCAGTTATTATTTAATACCCTTGGCCTGGATATCAAGAAAACCCGTAAAACCAAACTGGGCTATTCTACCGATGCCGCCACCCTCGAAAAACTCCAAGGGGATCACCCGATCATTGACCTGATTTTAGAACATCGCACCCTAGCCAAACTGAAATCAACCTATGTGGATGCCCTACCGGAACTAGTCAGACCCGATACCCACCGTGTTCATACGGATTTCAACCAGGCCATTACCGCCACCGGCCGCCTTTCCTCTTCCAATCCAAATCTGCAAAATATTCCCATCCGCACCGAGTTTAGCCGCCAAATTCGGGCCGCCTTTATTCCTGAACCGGAGTGGATTTTAGTGTCCGCTGATTACTCTCAAATTGAGTTACGGATTCTCGCCCATCTCAGTCAGGAACCCCGCTTAATTACGGCTTATCAAAATCAACAGGATGTCCACACCTTAACGGCGCAGTTGTTGCTGGAAAAAGAAATCATTACTCCAGAAGAACGACGACTGGCTAAAATCATTAACTTTGGCGTGATCTATGGCATGGGCGCGCAACGATTTTCCCGAGAAGCTGGTGTGAAACTAAATGACGCAAAAGACTTTATTCAGAAATTCTATGACCGTTATCCTCAAGTGTTTTCCTACTTACAACAAATGGAATATGAAGCACTGGCTCTAGGATATGTTGAAACGATTTTAGGACGGCGGCGATATTTTAATTTTGATAGTCCCGAACTTAAAAAACTCCAAGGCAAACCCATTTTCGAACTAGCCGAAATTGACACCAACAAACTCAAAATGTCTAACTTTGAACGCGGACAACTGCGGGCAGCGGCCAATGCGCCAATCCAAGGCTCCAGTGCCGATTTAATTAAAGTGGCCATGATTAAACTCAACCAGGCCCTCCACCCCTACCAGGCCAGAATCTTGCTGCAAGTTCACGATGAATTAGTTATGGAAATGCCCAAACATGAGTGGCAGGAACTCCAACCCCGAATCGAAACCACGATGGCCCAAGCGATTCCCTTGTCTATTCCCCTCGTTGTCGAAGCCCACCCCGGCCCCAACTGGATGAGTACCAAATAG
- the pstS gene encoding phosphate ABC transporter substrate-binding protein PstS, with protein MIFKVNSSRFLATLAGLTMSISLVACGGGQETTGTGESTSPVSGQVALSGAGATFPAPLYQKWFADFNQKYPNITVAYQSVGSGAGVQQFTQGTVDFGASDVAMKDDEIAKVSQGVVMLPMTAGAIVMAYNLPEVKEPVKLSRQLLTDILLGKVKTWNDPAIAKDNPAVTFPEKPIQVVYRSDGSGTTGVFTMHLAAASPEWKEKVGEGKTVQWPVGVGAKGNEGVTAQIQQTPGSIGYIEYGYAKQNGLSMAVLQNKSGEFIEPTPEAFTETLGAVELPDNLRAFIADPEGAKSYPIVSYTWILAYKEYSDPEKVKAFKAAMEYGLTTGQQDSAALGYIPLPESVVTRVKTALETIKP; from the coding sequence ATGATCTTTAAAGTAAATTCATCTCGATTCCTGGCCACACTGGCCGGCTTGACCATGAGTATTTCCTTGGTGGCCTGTGGCGGCGGTCAAGAAACAACGGGTACGGGTGAATCCACCTCCCCGGTCTCAGGTCAGGTTGCTCTCAGTGGGGCAGGTGCGACTTTCCCGGCTCCTCTCTATCAGAAATGGTTTGCTGATTTTAATCAAAAGTATCCGAACATCACCGTGGCTTATCAATCTGTAGGTAGCGGGGCTGGAGTCCAACAATTTACCCAAGGTACGGTGGACTTTGGGGCCAGCGATGTGGCCATGAAAGACGATGAGATTGCTAAGGTCTCCCAGGGTGTGGTGATGCTACCCATGACGGCTGGGGCAATTGTGATGGCCTATAACCTCCCTGAAGTTAAGGAACCAGTTAAATTATCCCGGCAATTACTCACTGATATTTTACTGGGGAAAGTTAAAACCTGGAATGATCCTGCTATCGCAAAAGATAATCCGGCGGTGACATTTCCTGAGAAACCCATCCAAGTGGTCTATCGTTCCGATGGTAGTGGCACAACTGGAGTGTTTACGATGCACCTGGCGGCTGCTAGCCCAGAGTGGAAAGAAAAAGTTGGCGAAGGCAAAACTGTCCAATGGCCGGTGGGTGTGGGGGCCAAAGGGAATGAGGGGGTGACTGCCCAGATTCAACAAACTCCTGGCTCGATTGGCTACATCGAATACGGTTATGCCAAACAAAATGGCCTCTCGATGGCAGTTCTCCAAAACAAGTCGGGTGAATTTATTGAGCCAACCCCAGAAGCCTTTACCGAAACGTTGGGGGCAGTGGAGTTACCGGATAACTTGCGAGCCTTCATTGCCGATCCGGAAGGGGCAAAGTCCTATCCGATTGTCAGCTACACCTGGATTTTGGCCTACAAAGAGTACAGTGATCCTGAGAAGGTAAAAGCTTTTAAAGCAGCGATGGAGTATGGCTTAACCACCGGACAACAGGATAGCGCGGCCTTGGGGTATATCCCCTTACCAGAATCTGTTGTGACCCGTGTGAAAACCGCGCTAGAGACAATTAAACCCTAG